In Gossypium arboreum isolate Shixiya-1 chromosome 6, ASM2569848v2, whole genome shotgun sequence, the following are encoded in one genomic region:
- the LOC108455298 gene encoding uncharacterized protein LOC108455298, with protein MDPCPFVRLTVGNLALKVPVASKPARSVVHPSWSPCFCKIKLNNFPLQTAVVPYIPSENHFPDNQPPSIAATFHLSKADIDKLAAKSIFSAKLSLKIAVYTGRSGATCGVNSGRLLGRVSVPLDLTGTDSRACVFHNGWISVGKEGNKNSSARFHLNVKAEPDRRFVFQFDGEPECSPQVFQIRGNIRQPVFTCKFSFRNTGDRNQRSRPLQSEPSSSWSWLSSFGSERERPGKERKGWSITVHDLSGSPVAAASMVTPFVASPGSDRVSRSNPGSWLILRPGDGTWKPWGRLEAWRERGSSDGLGYRFELIPDMSASAAIVLAESTLSSKKGGKFVIDLGSNSGGGASNWRNTPVNATSPACSPRSSGDYGYGLWPFCLYRGFVMSARVEGEGKCSKPCVEVSVQHVNCTEDAAAYVALAAAVDLSIDACRLFSQRLRKELSNPHDIVV; from the exons ATGGACCCTTGCCCTTTCGTACGGCTTACAGTGGGGAATCTGGCATTGAAAGTACCAGTTGCGTCTAAACCGGCTCGGTCCGTTGTTCATCCATCGTGGTCGCCGTGTTTTTGCAAGATTAAGCTTAACAATTTCCCTTTACAAACCGCTGTTGTTCCGTACATTCCGTCGGAGAATCATTTCCCCGATAACCAACCACCATCTATTGCCGCTACTTTCCACCTGAGCAAAGCAGATATCGATAAACTCGCTGCGAAGTCGATATTTTCCGCTAAGCTTTCCCTTAAGATCGCTGTCTATACCGGTCGGAGCGGCGCTACTTGCGGGGTTAACTCCGGTCGTTTGTTAGGGAGAGTGTCGGTGCCTTTGGATCTGACGGGAACTGATTCTAGGGCTTGTGTTTTCCACAATGGCTGGATTTCAGTCGGGAAAGAAGGTAATAAAAATTCCTCCGCTCGGTTTCACTTGAATGTTAAAGCGGAACCCGACCGGAGATTCGTTTTTCAGTTCGACGGCGAGCCGGAATGTAGTCCTCAAGTGTTTCAGATCCGTGGAAATATCCGGCAACCCGTTTTCACTTGCAAGTTCAGTTTTCGAAATACCGGTGACCGGAATCAAAGATCTAG GCCGTTACAGTCAGAGCCAAGTAGTTCTTGGAGTTGGTTAAGCTCGTTTGGGAGCGAAAGGGAAAGGCCAGGGAAAGAGCGAAAAGGATGGTCAATAACAGTCCACGACTTATCCGGCTCACCTGTAGCCGCCGCTTCAATGGTCACACCTTTCGTGGCTTCACCCGGTTCGGACCGAGTCAGCCGTTCTAATCCCGGTTCATGGCTTATTCTCCGTCCAGGAGATGGCACCTGGAAACCCTGGGGCCGTCTCGAAGCTTGGCGTGAACGTGGTTCTTCCGATGGACTCGGTTACCGCTTCGAGCTCATTCCCGACATGAGCGCATCGGCGGCTATCGTCTTGGCCGAATCAACGCTTAGCTCGAAGAAAGGCGGGAAGTTCGTCATCGACCTCGGCAGCAACAGTGGCGGAGGAGCTTCAAACTGGCGGAACACGCCGGTGAACGCGACGTCTCCGGCTTGTAGCCCGAGAAGCAGCGGGGATTACGGGTACGGACTATGGCCATTTTGCCTTTACAGAGGATTCGTAATGTCGGCTCGCGTGGAAGGAGAAGGCAAGTGTAGCAAACCCTGCGTGGAAGTTAGCGTGCAGCACGTGAACTGTACGGAAGATGCAGCTGCTTACGTGGCGTTAGCAGCTGCCGTTGATTTAAGTATCGATGCATGCCGGCTTTTCTCTCAACGGTTGAGAAAAGAGCTCAGTAATCCCCACGACATAGTTGTCTAA
- the LOC108456806 gene encoding amino acid permease 6-like, which translates to MAREMQKNTMFIEQNTGDYENGDLQKNLDDDGREKRTGTWVTASAHIITAVIGSGVLSLAWAIAQLGWVVGPAVLIAFSFITYFTSTLLADCYRAPDPVHGKRNYTYMDVVRAYLGGRKVQLCGLAQYANLLGVTIGYTITASISMVAVKRSNCFHKHGHHVKCQTSNNPFMIIFACIQIVLSQIPNFHKLSWLSILAAVMSFTYASIGLGLSIAKAASGGEHVRTSLTGVQVGVDVSGSEKVWRTFQAIGDIAFAYAYSTVLIEIQDTIKASPPENKSMKRASGVGVTTTTLFYVLCGIVGYAAFGNDAPGNFLTGFGFYEPFWLIDFANVCIAVHLIGAYQVFAQPLFGFVESLCARHYPDNKFITREHAMDVPFCGIYYLNFFRLVWRTAYVIVTAVLAMIFPFFNDFLGLIGAGSFWPLTVYFPIEMHIAQAKIPKYSFRWVWLKILSWVCLIISLIAAAGSVEGLIQSLKTYKPFQTRNEE; encoded by the exons ATGGCCAGAGAGATGCAAAAGAACACCATGTTCATTGAACAAAACACTGGCGACTATGAAAATGGTGACCTTCAAAAGAATTTGGATGATGATGGTCGAGAAAAAAGAACTG GGACTTGGGTTACTGCAAGTGCTCATATTATCACAGCTGTGATTGGGTCTGGAGTATTATCACTGGCATGGGCGATTGCTCAGCTAGGTTGGGTGGTTGGACCGGCGGTTCTTATAGCTTTCTCCTTCATCACCTACTTCACTTCAACCCTTCTTGCTGATTGTTATAGAGCTCCTGATCCTGTTCATGGAAAAAGAAACTATACTTACATGGATGTTGTTAGAGCTTATTTAG gaggaagaaaggtTCAGCTTTGTGGATTAGCTCAATATGCAAATCTTCTTGGTGTAACCATTGGTTATACAATTACAGCATCAATTAGTATGGT GGCTGTGAAAAGGTCAAATTGTTTCCACAAGCATGGTCATCACGTGAAGTGCCAAACATCAAACAATCCTTTCATGATTATCTTTGCTTGTATTCAAATTGTTCTTAGCCAAATCCCAAATTTTCACAAGCTTTCATGGCTTTCAATCCTTGCTGCTGTCATGTCTTTTACTTATGCTTCCATTGGTCTTGGACTCTCCATTGCTAAAGCTGCAA GTGGTGGAGAACACGTAAGGACAAGCTTAACTGGTGTACAAGTAGGGGTTGACGTGTCAGGCTCTGAAAAGGTTTGGAGAACATTCCAAGCTATTGGGGACATTGCCTTTGCTTATGCTTACTCCACCGTCCTCATTGAGATTCAG GATACAATAAAAGCGAGTCCACCAGAAAATAAGTCAATGAAGAGAGCGAGTGGTGTCGGTGTCACGACCACCACTTTATTCTATGTACTTTGTGGCATTGTTGGATACGCAGCATTCGGAAACGATGCACCAGGAAATTTCCTTACAGGGTTCGGTTTCTACGAACCCTTTTGGTTAATCGACTTCGCCAACGTCTGTATTGCTGTCCACCTTATTGGTGCATACCAAGTTTTTGCCCAACCGTTATTTGGGTTCGTCGAAAGCCTGTGCGCCAGACATTATCCCGACAACAAGTTCATAACCCGCGAACACGCTATGGATGTTCCGTTCTGCGGCATTTACTATCTCAACTTCTTCAGATTAGTATGGAGGACAGCGTACGTTATAGTAACAGCCGTGCTAGCAATGATATTCCCTTTCTTCAACGATTTCTTGGGTTTGATCGGAGCTGGTTCGTTTTGGCCATTAACAGTTTACTTCCCGATCGAGATGCACATTGCGCAAGCAAAAATACCAAAGTATTCATTCAGGTGGGTATGGTTGAAAATACTAAGCTGGGTTTGCTTGATAATATCACTTATAGCAGCAGCTGGATCTGTTGAAGGACTAATTCAAAGCCTTAAGACATATAAGCCATTTCAGACTCGGAATGAGGAGTAA
- the LOC108454783 gene encoding inositol-tetrakisphosphate 1-kinase 3-like, whose translation MRLNDENDEEGGPKTMSHCSIGHLQQEKSFVIVGYALTSKKVESFLKPKLEGLARNKGILFVAIDQNRPLSDQGPFDIVLHKLTGKEWRQILEEYRRTHPEVTVLDPPDAIQHLHNRQSMLQCVADMNLSDTYGKVGVPRQLVIKRDSSSIPDAVTKAGLILPLVAKPLVADGSAKSHELSLAYDEYSLQKLEPPLVLQEFVNHGGVLFKVYIVGEAIKVVRRFSLPDVTKRELSKNAGVFRFPRVSCAAASADDADLDPSVAELPPRPLLERLAKELRRRLGLRLFNLDIIREHGRRDHFYVIDINYFPGYGKMPGYEHIFTDFLLSLVQSRYKKRSV comes from the exons ATGAGGCTGAACGACGAGAACGACGAAGAAGGAGGACCGAAAACGATGTCGCACTGCTCCATCGGACACTTACAACAAGAGAAAAGCTTTGTTATTGTTGGATACGCTCTTACTTCTAAGAAAGTTGAGAGCTTTTTAAAGCCAAAACTCGAAGGTTTAGCCAG GAATAAAGGGATATTGTTTGTTGCAATCGATCAAAACAGACCTCTTTCAGATCAAGGTCCTTTTGATATAGTATTGCACAag TTGACCGGAAAAGAATGGCGCCAAATTCTCGAG GAATATAGACGAACACATCCCGAAGTCACGGTTCTCGATCCTCCGGATGCTATACAACATTTACACAATCGTCAATCGATGTTACAATGTGTTGCAGATATGAATTTATCTGACACTTACG GAAAAGTTGGTGTTCCTCGACAGTTAGTCATTAAAAGAGATTCGTCATCCATTCCCGATGCTGTAACCAAAGCTGGGTTGATACTACCCCTTG TTGCGAAACCATTGGTTGCCGATGGAAGTGCAAAGTCACATGAACTATCACTTGCTTACGATGAATACTCTCTTCAAAAACTTGAACCACCGCTCGTTCTTCAAGAGTTTGTTAACCACG GAGGTGTACTTTTCAAGGTTTATATCGTTGGAGAAGCCATAAAAGTAGTGAGGCGGTTCTCTTTACCTGACGTAACTAAGAGAGAACTCTCGAAAAATGCCGGTGTTTTCCGTTTTCCACGTGTTTCGTGCGCCGCAGCATCCGCGGATGATGCCGATTTGGACCCGAGTGTGGCTG AGCTTCCTCCTCGCCCATTACTCGAAAGACTAGCCAAAGAACTTCGTCGACGACTG GGTCTTCGGTTATTTAACCTAGATATTATCCGGGAACATGGAAGGAGGGATCATTTTTACGTCATCGACATCAACTACTTTCCCG GGTACGGGAAAATGCCTGGGTACGAACATATATTTACGGACTTCCTGTTAAGCCTCGTGCAAAGCCGATACAAGAAAAGATCGGTATAG
- the LOC108456805 gene encoding RNA-binding KH domain-containing protein RCF3-like has product MSAPLTPSKRPHDRNPSELNGKRKLQKSDQSKISSGGIVFRVLCPEAKSASVIGKDGTLISQILQETGANVKIEEAIPGCDEIVIAIMGSGSSDKDTEVGTVQGKEDGGDGADAGNRSDEEKGNDENNNAKALKSVNENSRVQEALLLVFERMAETERNSDGVDKETETVKSFTMVLRLLVLSSQVGCLFGKGGSVIKQMSADSGAQIRILPRDKLPACASASYELVQITGEFDAVRKALQSVSQQLIENPPRDHDSFPLNTTGQSSHSFGPRPEVHPPPNHSLSSQGAPFAAGPRDVEHHSPLPPHMPGRMMPSLEMLTFRLLCHDDKVGAVIGKGGAIIKTLKQETGCDIKVVEAIPDCEDRVIIVSSPAHPDDRISPAQDAVLRVLGRLFRAMPDSKDKTMMVRLLVSSNQIGCLLGKGGAIIAEMRKSSGAHIRILGKDQVPKCASEGEEVVQINGDHETVRDAIMQITSRLRHHFFRDMFPSINHPSNPGFMDQGLPFPSFMGRREFSPPGLGPFHHFDAFGGPPPHGGFHPHEPPFMRNIHRPGMPPHTSERKPWGPQGYLGMPDFSGPPHRRISGFGGGSQPAVITSTTIEVVVPRSLVPIIYGEDGACLKQIRQISDAKITITEPKPAATETAITISGTPEQTHAAQSLIQAFVMSETEST; this is encoded by the exons ATGTCTGCTCCATTGACGCCTTCTAAGAGACCACACGATAGGAACCCTTCAGAGCTGAATGGGAAAAGAAAGTTGCAAAAGTCAGACCAATCTAAAATTTCATCCGGTGGTATTGTTTTCCGTGTACTATGTCCGGAAGCTAAATCTGCTAGTGTCATTGGCAAAGATGGCACTTTAATATCACAAATTCTTCAAGAAACTGGTGCAAATGTCAAAATCGAGGAGGCTATCCCTGGTTGTGATGAGATAGTAATTGCCATCATGGGTTCTGGATCTTCTGATAAAGATACTGAAGTTGGTACAGTGCAAGGAAAGGAGGATGGTGGTGACGGAGCTGATGCAGGCAATCGGAGTGAtgaagaaaaaggaaatgatGAAAACAACAATGCTAAGGCTTTAAAATCTGTAAATGAAAATTCCCGCGTGCAGGAGGCTTTGTTACTTGTTTTTGAAAGAATGGCTGAAACAGAGCGAAATTCAGATGGAGTTGATAAAGAAACCGAAACTGTTAAGTCTTTCACAATGGTTTTAAGGTTGCTTGTTCTTTCTAGTCAAGTTGGCTGCCTTTTTGGTAAAGGTGGCAGTGTAATTAAGCAAATGTCTGCCGACAGTGGGGCACAAATTCGAATTCTTCCCAGAGACAAACTTCCCGCGTGTGCTTCAGCTTCCTATGAATTAGTTCAG ATTACTGGGGAGTTTGATGCAGTTCGGAAAGCTCTTCAATCTGTTTCTCAACAGCTAATAGAAAATCCACCTCGGGATCATGACTCGTTCCCTCTCAACACAACCGGCCAGTCATCCCATTCTTTTGGTCCTAGGCCTGAAGTCCACCCACCACCAAACCATTCTTTAAGTTCTCAGGGAGCACCCTTTGCTGCAGGACCTCGGGATGTTGAGCATCATTCACCTCTTCCCCCTCATATGCCTGGAAGAATGATGCCTTCTCTGGAAATGCTAACATTCCGGTTATTGTGTCATGATGACAAAGTTGGTGCTGTCATTGGAAAGGGCGGAGCAATAATTAAGACTCTTAAGCAAGAAACAGGCTGTGATATCAAAGTTGTGGAAGCTATTCCTGATTGTGAGGACCGCGTAATTATCGTATCTAGTCCGGCG CACCCAGATGATAGGATATCACCTGCACAAGATGCAGTTCTTCGTGTACTCGGTAGGTTATTTAGGGCTATGCCTGATAGCAAGGACAAGACTATGATGGTTAGGCTTCTTGTATCATCGAATCAAATTGGTTGTCTCCTTGGCAAAGGTGGTGCCATTATAGCTGAAATGAGGAAGTCATCTGGGGCTCATATTCGAATATTGGGAAAGGATCAGGTTCCAAAGTGTGCTTCCGAAGGTGAAGAAGTTGTTCAG ATTAATGGTGATCATGAAACTGTTCGAGATGCTATTATGCAAATAACATCTAGGCTGCGACATCATTTCTTTCGTGATATGTTTCCTTCTATTAACCATCCTTCGAATCCCGGTTTCATGGACCAAGGACTCCCATTCCCTTCGTTTATGGGAAGGAGAGAATTTTCACCTCCGGGATTAGGTCCTTTTCATCATTTTGATGCTTTTGGTGGACCACCTCCACATGGTGGTTTTCACCCACATGAGCCTCCTTTTATGCGCAATATTCATCGACCAGGCATGCCTCCTCATACATCCGAAAGAAAACCATGGGGTCCTCAG GGATATTTAGGCATGCCAGATTTCTCTGGACCACCCCACCGAAGAATTTCCGGTTTTGGAGG AGGAAGCCAACCGGCTGTTATCACAAGCACAACTATTGAAGTTGTTGTTCCTCGTTCCCTTGTTCCTATAATTTATGGAGAAGATGGCGCATGTTTAAAACAGATACGTCAG ATTTCTGATGCGAAAATTACAATTACCGAACCCAAGCCTGCAGCAACTGAAACTGCAATTACAATATCTGGAACACCCGAACAAACGCATGCAGCTCAGTCTTTAATACAGGCATTTGTGATGAGTGAGACCGAATCTACTTGA
- the LOC108483941 gene encoding protein IFH1-like, whose amino-acid sequence MLKQAPSRNQRYKGFKVKHVLQICALVALCIWLFNQARNSYNNKGSGIFQTVTTEHSHAIVKLGRKDLDPQGEGSSSADINEEMEEEVEEGKVEESEDDGRGGGDDEIDGHDQEKTEGEESEEVEDFIDEEDKDKENQLEDLSLLEDQSMRS is encoded by the coding sequence ATGCTAAAGCAAGCACCTAGTAGAAACCAGAGGTATAAAGGGTTCAAAGTAAAACATGTGCTTCAAATATGTGCCTTGGTTGCACTTTGCATTTGGTTGTTCAACCAAGCTAGGAACAGTTACAATAACAAGGGAAGTGGGATTTTCCAAACGGTGACAACCGAGCACAGCCATGCAATCGTAAAACTTGGGAGGAAAGACCTTGATCCTCAAGGGGAAGGGTCATCATCTGCGGATATCAATGAAGAAATGGAAGAAGAGGTGGAGGAAGGTAAAGTCGAGGAAAGTGAAGATGATGGAAGAGGGGGTGGGGACGATGAGATCGACGGACATGATCAAGAGAAAACGGAAGGGGAAGAAAGTGAGGAAGTTGAGGATTTCATTGATGAAGAAGATAAAGATAAGGAAAACCAACTTGAAGATTTGAGTTTATTGGAAGATCAATCCATGAGAAGTTGA
- the LOC108483943 gene encoding ergosterol biosynthetic protein 28-like, translating to MKALGWWLMLVGSLRLASVWFGFFDIWALRLAVFSSTSMTEVHGRTFGVWTLLTCTLCFVCAFNLENKPLYLVTFLSFIYAFGHFLTEYLFYHTMALSNLTTVGIFAGTSIIWMLLQWNAHQQSFKRQQQQQRQQQQQSYFLKQIFVQGNGKIGRVWRARWISH from the exons ATGAAAGCATTGGGGTGGTGGTTAATGCTTGTGGGTTCACTTCGATTAGCCTCCGTTTGGTTCGGCTTCTTCGATATCTGGGCTCTTCGTCTCGCTGTTTTCTCCAGCACTTcca TGACTGAAGTTCATGGGAGGACATTTGGAGTTTGGACACTTTTGACTTGTACTCTCTGCTTCGTATGCGCATTCAACTTAGAAAACAAGCCACTATACTTGGTGACATTTTTGTCATTCATCTATGCCTTTGGTCACTTTTTGACTGAATACCTTTTCTATCACACAATGGCCCTCTCAAATTTGACAACTGTTGGCATATTTGCAG GGACATCGATTATATGGATGCTTTTACAGTGGAATGCACATCAACAGAG TTTCAAAaggcagcagcagcagcagcggCAGCAACAGCAACAGTCATATTTTCTAAAACAAATCTTTGTCCAAGGAAATGGTAAGATAGGAAGAGTGTGGAGGGCACGATGGATTAGCCATTGA